A region of the Arachis hypogaea cultivar Tifrunner chromosome 15, arahy.Tifrunner.gnm2.J5K5, whole genome shotgun sequence genome:
tacttctttcttgacaacttctaagatggtgggattcaatcttctttgaggctgacggacaggctttgctccctcttctaagaatattctgggttcacaaacttgagggctaatgcctattatatccgccaagctccatccaattgctttcttatgttttctcagcacactgagtagctgttcttcctgttgagaagtgagttcatttgcaatgataactgggaacttctgcttgtcctcaaggtaagcatacttgaggtgtggaggaaggggctttaattctaatttatgctcatagctaggctctggatcatccggggctggtgataatggtaaagtcttctcattgttttcagaaagtgtccccacacttggaccttgctccatgtacttctctactaattcttcctggtgaacttcagctacagtttcatcaataatgtcgcattggaagatagaatgatcttccggaggatgcttcatagcttcatttaaactgaaactcactgttctgccatctatctcaaaggagtaagttcctgagaatgcatccagcttgaactttgaagtcttcaggaatggtcttccaagaaggattgatgatggtcttcctgagtcattagggggcatttccaggatgtaGAAATCAAtagaaaatgtgagccccttaatgctcactaatacatcttcagcaattccaactactgtaataatgcttttatatgctaacacaaaacgagctgccgacctttttaagggagggagcctcaaagtatcatatatagacaaaggcattatactaacacatgctcctaaatcacacatgcagtccgAAAAatttacacctccaatggtacagttaaccatacatggacctagaTCACTACACTACAACATTTTTGAGCTATTGCAACATATAATATAAGTAACCCTTAAAAAGTGTTGTCTAAAATGGTCAAAAGCAACATTTAAAATTTGTTgcaaagaaataaaattattgCAACTCTTTGTTAGCCAACATACTGCAAACGTTCTCTTTGATCAATTTAAGATACATATAAAAAAGCGTTGCTTTATAAATTAAATAGGCaacatttataatatttatctattttacttTCTAAGAGTGGCTTCTAAGTGTTGTCTAAAGTTTTTTCACtagattttttatgttatttctttttttaaattactcTTTTGCTCCTGAACTCAaccaaaaataagaaaagaaccACAAAATACATCAAGTAATAATTGATTCTTCACATTCATGGCTACCATTACTTAGAAACAAAACTTGAACCATACCATTTCAGAATCAAAATCCTAACCTTAACTCAATTTTCCCCTTTAACGACATTGACGCACGTTCTGCATTCCTCTCTGCTCGTCGTCGTCGTGTTCATCACTGCTTAAGCTCGCGCCATGTTCTACTCTGTTTGCGCCGTATTCTTTTGCTCGCATCGCGTTCTTCTATAGTCTGATCTAATGTGTTCTTCTACCTGCGCCGTTTTGAAACTTTTGCTCTTCTCAGCAATTTTGAAATCTCTTCTCCACTCCACCGTTCTGAAACCTCTGATTTGCTCCGCCGTGGTGCCGTGCTCTGTCCATCGCAGGCAAGTCGACAACTCTTCGTCGTTCACCTCTTCCTCTCAAGCTTCTCGCCTCGGTCCTCGGGCATCTCTTCCTTGAAGGCGCCGTCATCCTTGAAGGCTTGCATAGATCTCTCAGGCATGACAAAAATTTCTTCCAgattttttacataattaatttggttgaattgttgaaataacaaaactattcagagacttttttctacttcttcttcttcagtgttCCATGGTCCACACTTCAATCCTGCAGAATCAAGCCATTTTCTCCACTTCTTAATTTGAAGCCTTAAAAAATGAATATCCAGTGAGGTATTTTTTATTCATCATTGAATATTAATATAAGTTAATAAATAACAATTTTTATGTGTGTGTTTTGCTGTCCAGGTTAGAGTCGGGAACATTATTGAAAAGCAAGGTTAGGTTTTTCCTTTTGAGTTCATTCATTAGTTAGTTTCTTATTTAGATGTTCAATTGGTTTGCTCTGCGTTGCTCTAATTCCAGGGCTTTGAGGTATCTATGCATTGCTCAAATAGCTTAAACTCGTTGCCAATTAGTTAGTATTCCTTCATTTGAAATTGAATATTGTTTATCCAAAGTCACTCGCCTCTTTTGCCTTTGTTGTTAACCTCTTTTGACTATTGTAACCATTTTATGTATATTTGTTAGTTCTACTGCTATAATCAGAGAGTATAGGTTTTGTAAGTGCTTGTTTGGATTTGTTTGCATGCCTCTGATTGTTATTTAATGTATGAgttatatagaaaaaaatttgGCTGAAAATTAGATTGCAGAGTTAAACCATTATTGTTATGCTCTacatgtttcttcttttttttcttttttcctttttttagacAAGGACTTAATTTGAATAAATTGTCATTTTCATTTATttgtaaattaaagaaaaagtatgaTGTTATTCACATACTAGATATAGATCAATATGTGGTACAAATTGCACTACTGAAACAGCTATACTATATCTTAGGAAGCTTCTATTTTGTGAACACTTGTTGCTAAAGTATTGATATTATCCCTATGAAGTGTGAACCATACTTGGGCATGAGCTCTTTCTTTAGAGGGAGCTGAGTCTTGTAGGATGGACAATGTAAACAAGCTTCCTTAAACTGTAGGTAAAGTTGTCTTCTAATATCTACTAGCTAATCTTTCATTGAAAAAAATACAAGCAGATAAATGTGATTAGCTTGCCCAGTACAGCACTTGAATGATTAAGTTTTTGTTGGATGAACTCATGCCCTGCCAGGATGAACTCATCACAAATCTTAATGGAAATGAAGGCATGCATATATTACTCTCTctgttgtttttgttgtttgGTTGATGTTAATAGTCTATAATTTAGTACTAACTGGAATTTTTCACCACTTATTGTATTACTGATTCAGATGATATTGGATCAAGGGGATTAGAATGCTGGCGGCTACTGAGATGCCAAATCATGGAAAACAAGCTTGTGTAATTCCTGGTAATGATCTTATTTATGTTAGATTTTTGTTTTACATTTGTAATCATATTGAATCGGTACTTAACTAGGGGTGACCAGCTCAACTTGACTAAAATTTACAGGTTTGCCAGATTTTGCTGAATTTACAGCTTTATTGGAAGCGTTTTTGATCCTGACACTAGAGGCCATGTTCATAAGGTGTAGGAAATGGATCCTATAAATTTTGAAACTGTAAGTTGATACAATTTATATTATGATTGTAATCATTCATGAGCTCTTCATGAACCACCAAGGCCCTCAAATGTCATCAGTGTTTGGTAAAGCTATGGTAACATTTGTGAGAGTTGTGAACTAATTTAATCTTCCAAGTGTATTTGTTGGACAACTTATAACTACATCCCCAACTATATCTATCTTTCTGATGAATTAAAGCAGTTAGTGCAATTTGACTTTCAATGAGGTTTTAAATGCAGTTGTCAGCATAATGATCATTGCTATTTGATATTCAAACTTGATTATGCTGTTTTATACCTCATAACTTGTTCATATATGTCTATAATGATATGCAAAATGGATAAGAGTATAAGTTAGCTACCATTTTCAAGGTCAAAATACCAAAACAAGTTTTTCTTTTCAGAACTGCCTGCAATCTTTGTCAAAGAAGATCTGGTGATTATTTTTATGTTCAATGAGCCAGTGGAAACCCTTATTAAGTTTAGTGAACAAGTTAGATAACTAATTGTTTTTCAACTAATAAAATTGGTTTTCAAGAtttttcaacaagaaaaataagaatgcTATATATTCATCAACTATTGAAATATATCTCATAAGAATTATAACTAGCACTATATttcaacaagaaaaataagaatgcTATATATTCATGAAAAGTGATAATTTTGTTTGACTATATTTCAACTATAATTTATACAATGATAAATCACGATGCTAATGATAAAATTGTGGCAGGCTATTTGTCATAATTGGTCAGATGAGAAGTGCATAACAGTGCTGAAAAACTGTTATAAAGCACTCGAAGAGAATGGAAAAGTGATTATCTTTGAGATGATCATGCCTGAAGAACCAGATTCAAGCAATGCCTCTAAGCTTGTCTCTATTGTTGACAATTCTATGTTCCTTCATGCTGGAGGCAAGGATAGAATAGAGAAAGAATTTGGGAAGCTAAGCAAAGACGGTTTGAAATGTTCTTTCCTTCTTAATATTGCAATCTTCATCAGCTTAATTAGATTTTACTCTACTGTTTTGATCTGTTGCTTGCTGCGTTGCTGGATTGTGATTCAACAAGTAATTTAAGTATAGCTTTCAACAAGTAATTAGACTTTTTTATATGTAGTTGAAGCTTCTGGTATAGAATCATATCACAAACACTGATTGTGATATAAACACAAGCATGCACACTGCATTATGTGCTGAACTAGGAAGATGATTGTAGCAGGGATTGGTTATGAATTTATCAGACAATTAGACATGATCACATCACATGAATATTATTTCCAAGAATCTAGCATTTGAATGCCATATATCTGGTTCCCTTTAACCTTTCAGTTGAATTATAAGTTCACCTCCACAAGCTCCATTTCATATTCACTGTATAATCCAATATACAAACACCAAATGTGTAGTGTACTAATAGGAGCTTCAGAAGAGACTCTAATGCTTGTTGAACCTATGGCTAGTGGTTGTGCCTGCTCATACGAATTTGGTCTTTATGTGATGTGCTACTGCttgttttaaataatattatgtaGATGAATGTTATTTAAAAGTAGTTTGCCTCCTTGGCTTGCACAGCACAACTGATCCTACTACTGGATTCATATCCAAAGAGTTGCCAAGTGAATAGTGGCTATTTTATGTGCTGCTCCAAGGAAGCCTTTAGATCCTAAAGTATGAGCTGGTAATTCcctttgctttcttcaatttacacTTGGAAATAGAATTGGATTTGTTTGAGTTTCAGTTACCCGATTCCAACAAATTAAATTAAGCTAATAGGAAATGACTGAAACAAAAAGAAGGGTTACTCACTATTAAAAGATTAATTAAGGGATGAAAAACTATCTCgcattgaattaaaaatattaactcGAATACAGAAAGGAAGGGATTGAAGTCCTTAGTGATAATAAACTGTCTTGAATTAGTACAAGTATACTGAATTTTGTATAATTAGTTTATATATGTAGTGTTTTTAATGTCTGAAgtgattataaaatataaatacacccaTCACATACGAAATAATCACTAGTTTTAAGCATATAGCAAACCCTACTAATAAATAcacccatcaattcaactcatcacacttgatTGATGGCAGCATTGCATAGTGCCATGTTTAAAAATAAGGTTGGACAAATaccctttttctaatttttattttatgagcTTGCTTTTTGTGCTAActgcatttttttattatttttactttttttccccTTGTAGTGTGGAGTCTGGTGACATTGATCTAAGGCTAAGGCTATTAATCCTTATTCTGCTTTTAGATGGTGAGATACTGAAGTTTGTCTTGCAAAGTCTAAGGCTATTAATCCTTATTTTGCTTCTAGATGGCACTCCACAGGTAAATTCATGCTTTCCTTCTATTCTATAGTTCTATGGTTCTTTATATGGGTTTAGTTTTCTTCTGGTCTTTTATCTTTGAAAATCTTTAATCTTGGTTCctgaaaaattttctcttttatacATGAATTTTTATACCAAGCCCGGCTACTTGTAACTTATAGTTACTGAAATAAAGCTATATATGTGCAATTCAGGCTGCTCTTGTCAAAGATCCAGGTATTTCTGTCAACCATGTGATTTGGAGTCCAGATGGTGCTTTATTCAGTAAGTTGAAAGTTTTTAAATTATTCGTTTATGATATTCTCTAATGTATACTTTCTGAAGTCAACGCAACCAATCATTGATATGACTTTGTTCAACAAACAGGAGTTGCTTACTCAAGGCACATTGTTTAGATATACTCTTATCATGGTGGCGATGAAGTACGACAGCACCTGGAGGTAGACACAAACATTTGCATGCATACACATTGGATAATTCTATCTTTTTACATTAGATTTTACTTATAACCATTTGCAATGCttacaaaatttatttattgcttgtcataaataaataaatttttattataatttttcagtTTTAATGATAAGTTGCTTATTTTTTGTTGTGTATTATTTGCAGATTTAGCATATGGGACAAGTCAAGCatggatataaaatatgcaagtaaattgatatttttttgataaatattaattactattttgttatgacaattattgttagacaaaaattttattattttattgagaattattgatgaacatgtatttgaaatactaattaaaccttttaatatctattttaattagaattttattattagttattttgtctcttttataaattttttctattgtgcacaaatttattaaataaaataattacacatgtatgaataaaaaattttattgtaaattttatttgtgtatttttattacaaaagtaacttttatttttatcaaaaaggcAACTTTTCtattagttgcatattttgaatattagacaacacttgtatggttgcatatccaaaagaaaaaaacaacacttgtataggttgcatatccaaaagaaaaggcaacacttgtataggttgcatatccaaaagaaaaggcaatGCTTTAAAAGGTTGCATATTCATAACTAATAGGCAACACTTCAAAGTATTGCGAATTCAAACTTATAAGCAACACGTAAATGGGTTGCATTTTATTGCAAATAGGCAACATTTTTTACTAGTGGCCAAAATATAAGAGAAAAGACAACACTGAAAAAGTGTTGTCTCAAACACACCTTTgaagtgttgttgtttttcaaccaaaggcaacacttaccaagtgttgctctcaaaagcgttgcttttgaaacaaaaaagtgtTGCCTTTATCTAAGGCAACGGCTGCATATGCAACGCCGCCCAGAAACGTTGCCTTAGGTCCAAAAGTGTTGCAACAGATCAAAAGcaaccttttgtcagcctttaggcaacactttttaaatgttgcctcaacctgaaaatgttgtagtgctacatttttcaggtatatttcccattaaagcagatatagaactacctaaaggaatagtttctaattcattaattttatctttatgtatgcacaaatcctttagaaactttgcgtatttaggtacctgttgaataacatcaaaaaggggaataattacctcgacctttttgaatatttctaccattttgggatcaagttccatctgctttctgggcttccttgcaagttgtggaaagggAATAGCATTGGCACTCCTTGTAGCTTCAACATCCTTTGGTgtttcattctgtggttgaactgcttcttcttcaactatgtcttgtatgtcctcttcctcttcagcatcttccacttctaccACATCCTCTGTTGGCACGTGTActggtgggcttggctcttcATGGTTTCtttcctgcagtgtggttccagaccttagagtgatggcattgatgccacctttgggattaggcagtggttgagaaggaattccactggagcttgaaggttgatgtgtGGAATTAAGTGATGAATCCAttcgggagacgagagcttgtaaagtgacTGTCA
Encoded here:
- the LOC140178975 gene encoding uncharacterized protein; this encodes MSCVESGDIDLRLRLLILILLLDGEILKFVLQSLRLLILILLLDGTPQAALVKDPGISVNHVIWSPDGALFRVAYSRHIV